In Pyricularia oryzae 70-15 chromosome 2, whole genome shotgun sequence, one genomic interval encodes:
- a CDS encoding kinetochore protein nuf-2, translating to MAYNPRMSIIPPSQQQSRGKTNKREKEEQDLMILRDAEIVGCIRDLGFTKFDFSDLEKPNPLQVQMIFELFAEKTMNVTRETVDPAMRAAAEEVCGSADFGEALMPSDTRNLMGFYAAFRQLLVACGVPDFSFSDMYKPTHKRLVHLLSYLINFVRFRQGHAELFVEHFDRVQETKNRIDVLYSENQEMDARLDDMRRNRRAMESLAQEKTRRNEDLKRRLLELRRNQERVAARLEEAKSRKTELAQQLEQRTAEKLSLKQESSKLRPYTLQSPSALQASLADLSNTLNGERAHIDSLDRRARALQTSADSFTVVCADVASCIKLLDEIATELAKEDEESAKKSRQRDALAERGADVKEVERAESLLQRQLAKWNERTERLREQSSQRAQEAKEKMEELKAIHKKLNEERTEKGRDIETRRVRIEQTEKKMLDLKEQIEQEVHNAQDEYLKMEAHIKLYMTEMEQSL from the exons ATGGCGTACAATCCGCGCATGTCAATCATCCCGCCATCGCAGCAGCAGTCGCGTGGCAAGACCAACAAgcgggaaaaagaagagcaggacctgatgatcctgcgcGACGCCGAGATTGTGGGCTGCATCCGCGACCTCGGCTTCACCAAATTTGACTTTTCCGACCTCGAAAAGCCCAATCCGCTGCAGGTGCAGATGATATTCGAGCTGTTTGCCGAGAAGACGATGAACGTGACGCGCGAGACGGTGGACCCGGCGatgcgcgccgccgccgaggaggtCTGCGGCAGCGCCGACTTTGGCGAGGCGCTCATGCCCAGCGACACCCGCAACCTGATGGGCTTCTACGCCGCCTTTCGCCAGCTGCTGGTCGCATGCGGCGTGCCCGACTTTAGCTTCTCCGACATGTACAAGCCCACTCACAAGCGTCTGGTGCACCTGCTGTCGTACCTCATTAATTTTGTGCGATTCAGGCAGGGACACGCCGAGCTGTTCGTTGAGCACTTTGACCGCGTGCAGGAGACCAAGAACAGGATCGACGTCCTGTACTCGGAGAACCAGGAGATGGACGCCCGGCTGGACGACATGAGGCGCAATCGGAGAGCTATGGAGAGCCTGGCGCAGGAAAAGACGCGGCGGAATGAGGATCTCAAGCGCCGTCTGTTGGAGCTGCGTCGGAACCAGGAGCGCGTCGCCGCTCGTCTGGAGGAGGCCAAGTCGCGAAAGACGGAGCTTGCGCAGCAGCTTGAGCAGAGGACGGCCGAAAAGCTGTCTCTCAAGCAGGAGAGCTCCAAGCTGCGACCTTACACACTGCAGAGCCCCTCGGCTCTGCAGGCCAGCTTAGCGGACCTGTCAAACACACTCAACGGGGAGCGGGCGCATATCGACTCGCTGGACCGAAGGGCACGCGCGCTGCAGACCTCTGCTGATTCATTCACAGTCGTCTGCGCGGACGTGGCGTCGTGCATCAAGCTGCTCGACGAGATTGCaaccgagctggccaaggaggaTGAAGAAAGCGCAAAGAAATCCAGGCAACGCGATGCTCTGGCCGAGCGGGGTGCCGACGTCAAGGAAGTAGAGCGTGCCGAGTCGTTGCTTCAGCGCCAGTTGGCAAAATGGAACGAAAGGACCGAACGGCTGCGCGAGCAGAGTTCGCAGAGGGCTCAGGAGGCAAAGGAGAAAATGgaggagctcaaggccaTACATAAGAAGCTTAACGAGGAGCGGACGGAGAAGGGCCGAGATATCGAGACGAGGAGGGTCCGGATCGAGCAAACGGAGAAAAAG ATGCTTGATCTGAAAGAACAAATTGAGCAAGAGGTCCACAATGCCCAGGATGAGTACCTCAAGATGGAGGCACACATTAAGCTTTACATGACGGAGATGGAGCAGTCATTATGA
- a CDS encoding AP-3 complex beta3B subunit, whose translation MESISRISSLLESARELTLDAASAAASRGSRTSTRPPDKAQIKRLLDSRNEREVLDGLRKVIAMMYRSQNILQFFSSVVKNVASPNLEIKKLVYIYLLHHAEQEPDLALLSINTIQKSLSDGNPQVRALALRTMSGIRVPVISQIVSLAIKKGVGDMSPYVRRAAALAIPKCHRLDPTQLPQLLEYLTTLLGDKQYYVAGAAVTAFLEVCPDRLDLIHKHYRALVRKVVDMDEWSQLSTLRLMTVYGRKCFPRRTRTVKIKTVKNHTPDLQDFYGEGDGTNSPDKEGTDGEKVVILDPDLELFLNSIKPLLHSRNSAVIVSVARSFIALGTDSHISSAIGPLIALLRGPQDTQQAALYSIVSVCLSRPAEFARYATHCLVRGTDTPEVWELKLEVLTLIFPHATPHVKSLILSELEHFSRGGFGSQQDRELMRAAVRAIGRCAQADAAASRRCLRLLLGQITSLDGTLAAESLTVIRHLIQRDPSSHLSTVVRLARNLDSATDPLARATIVWLVGEFAGINDGDNVAADVLRILLKDFANEAEVTKRQILLLAAKVHLHRLNRTAGNDSAKKEQKPLVSGEPLETEGWGAPDESEAQSPKEPEEAHPTAILWDYTLVLVRYDTSYDLRDRARMYRALLGVPQLATLMLLAPKPAPQAPSPSEVRKGYTLGSAALVLARGGGVHGLRGYEPLPDWVEDGKEPDPMLREGDGAVKSTYGETRSVPAAESLDSAVGSSMPTSKAVKASNGMGEKSLDDWLAESEHEEEEDDDSGESEEESSDEEEEEEEEDDEDDSDEEESNDDQGEGDRLVGRS comes from the exons ATGGAGTCCATCTCGCGCATTTCCTCGCTTCTTGAGAGCG CCCGAGAGCTCACCCTCGATGctgcctcggccgccgcgtCCCGGGGCTCACGCACCTCCACAAGGCCACCGGACAAGGCGCAAATAAAGAGGCTTCTGGACAGCCGCAATGAGAGGGAGGTTCTGGATGGACTACGAAAGGTCATCGCG ATGATGTACCGGTCGCAAAATATTCTTCAGTTCTTCTCTTCCGTGGTAAAAAATGTCGCATCCCCGAACCTGGAGATCAAGAAGCTGGTCTACATCTACCTCCTTCACCATGCCGAACAAGAGCCGGACCTGGCATTGTTGTCCATCAACACGATCCAAAAGTCACTGTCGGACGGCAACCCGCAGGTCAGAGCGCTCGCTCTACGCACAATGTCAGGCATCCGCGTCCCCGTGATCAGCCAAATCGTCTCCCTGGCTATCAAGAAAGGGGTCGGTGACATGAGCCCGTATGTGCGCCGGGCTGCCGCCCTAGCGATTCCGAAATGTCATCGTCTCGATCCCACTCAGCTGCCACAGCTCCTTGAATATCTCACCACTCTGCTCGGTGATAAGCAGTACTACGTTGCAGGTGCTGCAGTCACTGCCTTCCTGGAGGTCTGCCCAGACCGGCTGGATCTGATACATAAACATTACAGAGCCCTAGTACGAAAAGTCGTAGACATGGACGAATGGTCACAGCTTTCGACTTTACGGTTGATGACGGTCTATGGGAGGAAATGTTTCCCGAGGCGGACGCGCACAGTAAAGATCAAAACCGTCAAGAACCATACTCCGGATCTACAGGACTTCTACGGGGAAGGGGACGGAACTAACAGTCCAGATAAGGAAGGTACAGACGGCGAAAAGGTTGTCATACTTGATCCGGACCTTGAGTTATTTCTTAATAGCATCAAGCCGTTATTACACAGCCGCAACTCGGCTGTAATTGTCTCCGTAGCGCGGAGTTTCATTGCGCTAGGGACAGACTCACACATCAGCTCCGCGATCGGCCCCTTGATCGCCCTCCTCCGTGGGCCACAGGACACCCAGCAGGCCGCCCTTTACAGCATTGTATCCGTGTGCCTATCTCGACCGGCCGAATTTGCGCGTTATGCGACGCACTGTCTCGTGCGCGGCACCGACACACCGGAAGTGTGGGAGCTTAAGCTGGAGGTGCTTACGCTCATCTTTCCGCACGCCACCCCTCACGTTAAGTCGTTGATCCTGTCGGAACTGGAACATTTTTCCCGAGGAGGCTTTGGCTCACAGCAGGACAGGGAGCTCATGCGCGCTGCCGTGCGAGCCATCGGACGTTGTGCACAGGCAGACGCGGCAGCATCTCGCCGGTGTTTACGACTTTTACTTGGGCAAATCACGAGTTTGGATGGTACACTTGCCGCCGAGAGCTTAACTGTCATACGGCATCTGATCCAGCGTGATCCAAGCTCTCACCTCTCCACCGTAGTCAGGCTGGCGAGAAATCTCGACTCTGCCACTGACCCATTAGCGCGCGCAACTATCGTCTGGCTGGTTGGTGAGTTTGCTGGTATCAACGATGGCGACAACGTTGCGGCCGATGTTTTGCGTATTCTACTCAAGGATTTCGCAAATGAGGCCGAGGTCACCAAGCGACAGATCCTGCTGTTAGCTGCCAAGGTCCACTTGCACCGTCTTAACAGAACTGCTGGGAATGACTCTGCCAAAAAGGAGCAAAAGCCATTAGTATCAGGTGAACCCCTGGAGACCGAAGGATGGGGAGCTCCTGATGAGTCGGAGGCGCAGTCACCCAAGGAGCCAGAGGAGGCTCATCCAACCGCAATTCTATGGGATTATACACTAGTATTAGTCCGGTACGACACATCCTACGACCTCCGCGACCGCGCGAGGATGTACAGGGCCCTGCTTGGAGTGCCCCAGCTGGCGACACTGATGCTACTCGCACCAAAGCCGGCGCCACAGGCACCAAGCCCGTCAGAAGTACGTAAGGGGTACACTCTCGGATCGGCAGCGCTCGTGCTCGCTAGGGGCGGCGGAGTTCATGGCCTCAGAGGTTACGAGCCGTTGCCCGACTGGGTCGAGGATGGCAAGGAACCGGATCCGATGCTGCGCGAGGGAGATGGGGCGGTCAAGAGTACATATGGCGAGACGCGATCAGTACCGGCTGCTGAGAGTCTTGACAGCGCTGTCGGGTCGTCAATGCCAACCTCGAAGGCCGTCAAGGCTTCTAATGGAATGGGCGAAAAGTCACTGGATGACTGGCTCGCCGAGAGTGAACatgaagaggaagaagacgatGATAGTGGTGAGAGTGAGGAGGAGAGCTCCGAtgaagaggaggaagaggaagaggaggacgacgaggatgattcGGATGAGGAAGAAAGTAACGACGATCAGGGGGAAGGAGATAGACTTGTTGGTCGGTCTTAG
- a CDS encoding GPI inositol-deacylase — MPARLSCESEKRPGSQWSPARTRTNLVGVDRHLAHHQPSNSNAKQSSDVQEDSDPRPGSGFDQNTSKTAVNDLNDDRDDHEAENGPATTRITKRRTSAELRSVAARSRRSGNFNWKPALSRDASPEQEPDLISSPSHETTVANPPRTTGDAIDGLSSTSPMMEKLSIESRGRRGPSTKTYRSRSPWYTSMRTLMVTLAGLFCLGLIVHSLNTRQLDPKGCRMAWMHPSYHQLDEFDTEHTRFASKYSLYLYRDAGIDRDTKLRGIPVLFIPGNAGSYRQVRSIASEAATYYRDVVRHDERALRRGARPLDFFSVDFNEDFTAFHGRTLLDQAEYLNEAVRYILSLYLDPRKSERESGVPDPTSVIVIGHSMGGVVARTMLTMANYQANSINTILTMSAPHARAPVSFDGLMVRTYREINDYWRHAFLKPSRENPLEQVTLVSVAGGGLDTIVPSDYASIESLVPGTNGFTVYTSSIPTVWTSMDHQAIMWCDQFRKVVSRALYDIVDIRRPSQTKGRSERMRKLKRWFLTGMESNTERDSAHAAASTLLILDDTSNDITRQGERFVLRGLGSKPGGKGRAYLLPIPPPNSPAGKQLNILTDQRLGNSGDSSLIEVMFCSMSASSQQGQASATSFSTKMDLSEGDSTSSTRLACKNAAPDVIQLPRSTRSTRYPFYLDGEQELLPFSYLHYDVDEIASEYQFVAIVDKSSDPTSGFLISEFNDLSQSHSVQRIGLKHLLTTGLELEMPSDRPMVTEVKIPSMRSSLLAYNLEISKKACQGKSSEELFTPLVRQYLTEPYESKFYVNVSRASISLHGVAPYVPPAMRPRVDGEDGLSLQFWTDPTCGASVRVKLTVDFIGSMGKLYMRYRTIFACFPLLVAALVLRKQFNVYDETGVFIPFTQGLDLALRRSIPLLLAGLTIASIVMGEREAYSSASPLSESHHQKNTTHPTAIDFDQNDLLIGTRDIFFWFMVPLIGLVSIGACAALNYSFLALSQLLSFLFGLLKVRFAWRNRHDGYRNGSASPSSTKTSFRVCSPRRRVITTLILLFFVATFVPYQFAYVVCCVVQLTTTVRALRITSDAQRPPSSSSATSSEKSATNSTNLHNLNFYNYVHSILVLMIWVMPIDVPVLLVWVRNLALNWMTPFSSHHNVLSIIPFIVLVETHTTGKMVPRVTSRPLRHVSGIILTGTAVYAAIYGVSYAYVLHHLVNIFAAWLVAVHLTTAAAAVAGSSNGGGFASFSSSSYTISSVSSLFENGQVIDQKGGKIP, encoded by the exons ATGCCAGCCCGCTTGAGCTGCGAGTCTGAGAAAAGACCCGGCAGTCAGTGGTCGCCTGCTAGGACACGGACCAATCTGGTGGGGGTCGACCGGCACCTAGCACACCACCAACCCAGCAACTCCAACGCCAAGCAGTCGTCCGACGTGCAGGAGGATTCGGATCCGAGACCGGGGTCCGGATTTGACCAGAACACCAGCAAAACTGCCGTCAATGATCTGAACGACGACCGCGACGACCACGAAGCCGAGAACGGGCCGGCGACAACGAGAATAACCAAGAGGAGGACAAGTGCCGAGTTGCGGTCCGTAGCTGCGAGGAGCCGTCGCTCAGGCAACTTCAATTGGAAGCCGGCACTGTCGCGTGATGCATCGCCGGAGCAGGAACCAGACCTAATAAGCTCTCCATCCCACGAAACCACCGTAGCCAATCCTCCTCGCACCACCGGCGACGCCATCGACGGCCTTTCTTCCACAAGTCCCATGATGGAAAAGCTTTCAATTGAGTCGAGGGGGAGGCGAGGGCCCAGTACAAAGACCTACCGATCGAGAAGCCCATGGTATACTTCAATGCGCACGTTGATGGTCACATTGGCGGGGCTGTTTTGCCTAGGCCTCATTGTGCATTCGCTCAATACAAGGCAACTTGACCCCAAAGGCTGCCGGATGGCTTGGATGCATCCCTCGTACCACCAGCTCGACGAATTCGATACCGAACATACCCGTTTTGCCAGCAAATACTCTCTGTACCTCTACAGGGATGCCGGTATTGACCGGGACACAAAG CTGAGGGGCATACCGGTCCTTTTCATCCCAGGAAATGCTGGAAGCTACAGACAGGTTAGGTCGATCGCTTCCGAAGCAGCAACGTACTATCGCGATGTTGTACGACACGACGAAAGAGCGCTTaggcgaggcgctcggcctctCGACTTCTTCTCGGTTGACTTCAACGAGGACTTTACTGCTTTTCATGGACGGACATTACTGGACCAGGCTGAATATCTGAATGAAGCCGTGCGCTACATTCTATCTCTCTATCTGGATCCGCGCAAATCAGAGCGGGAATCGGGTGTGCCTGACCCAACCTCGGTCATCGTTATTGGCCACTCCATGGGTGGCGTGGTGGCTCGCACCATGTTGACAATGGCAAATTATCAAGCCAATTCGATAAACACCATCCTGACGATGTCGGCACCTCATGCTCGGGCCCCCGTCTCTTTCGACGGTTTGATGGTTCGTACCTACCGGGAAATTAATGACTATTGGCGCCACGCATTCCTGAAGCCATCAAGGGAAAACCCCCTGGAACAGGTGACCCTTGTCTCTGTAGCTGGTGGCGGTCTCGATACAATCGTGCCCTCTGACTACGCAAGCATTGAGTCTCTCGTTCCGGGGACGAACGGATTCACCGTCTACACTTCTTCCATACCAACCGTGTGGACTAGTATGGACCACCAAGCCATCATGTGGTGCGATCAATTCCGCAAAGTGGTCTCCCGCGCCTTGTACGATATTGTGGATATTCGTCGACCATCCCAGACAAAGGGTCGATCAGAACGCATGCGCAAGCTGAAGCGGTGGTTTCTGACCGGCATGGAGAGCAACACAGAGAGAGATTCAGCTCATGCCGCAGCAAGTACGCTACTAATCCTTGACGATACCTCGAATGACATTACCAGGCAAGGAGAGCGATTTGTGTTGCGTGGACTCGGTTCTAAGCCTGGTGGGAAGGGGAGGGCATACCTGCTGCCAATTCCACCGCCTAATTCGCCTGCTGGGAAGCAGCTGAATATTTTGACCGATCAGAGACTGGGTAACTCTGGTGATTCAAGTCTGATTGAAGTAATGTTCTGCAGCATGAGTGCCTCGTCTCAACAAGGCCAGGCCTCCGCGACTTCCTTTTCGACGAAAATGGATCTGTCTGAAGGAGACAGCACGAGCTCTACCCGTCTGGCTTGCaagaacgctgctccggatGTCATACAGCTTCCTCGCTCAACGCGGTCGACTCGCTATCCTTTCTATCTCGACGGCGAGCAGGAACTGCTTCCATTTTCCTATCTGCACTACGACGTGGACGAGATTGCGTCGGAGTATCAGTTTGTGGCGATTGTCGACAAATCATCGGACCCGACTTCAGGTTTCCTGATTAGCGAGTTCAACGATCTCTCTCAATCTCACAGCGTGCAGAGAATTGGCTTGAAGCATCTCCTTACAACTGGACTGGAACTCGAAATGCCGTCCGACCGCCCCATGGTCACCGAGGTCAAGATTCCGTCGATGCGATCAAGTCTCCTGGCATACAACCTTGAAATAAGCAAGAAAGCCTGCCAAGGCAAGAGTAGCGAGGAGCTATTCACACCACTCGTAAGGCAATACTTGACGGAACCATATGAATCCAAATTTTACGTCAACGTCAGCCGAGCCTCCATCAGCCTTCATGGAGTGGCTCCTTACGTTCCTCCTGCAATGAGACCCAGGGTGGATGGCGAGGATGGACTCAGTCTTCAATTTTGGACTGACCCAACATGCGGCGCAAGCGTACGCGTGAAGTTGACTGTGGATTTCATAGGCAGCATGGGCAAGCTTTATATGCGTTACCGCACTATATTtgcttgcttcccgttactCGTTGCTGCTCTTGTCCTCCGCAAGCAGTTCAATGTTTATGATGAGACCGGTGTCTTTATTCCTTTTACCCAGGGCCTGGACCTGGCTTTGAGGAGGTCTATTCCTCTTCTTCTCGCCGGTCTCACCATCGCGTCCATCGTTATGGGCGAGCGTGAAGCTTATTCGAGCGCATCACCCCTATCCGAATCTCATCACCAGAAAAATACAACTCACCCCACTGCCATCGACTTTGACCAAAACGACCTCCTGATCGGTACACGGGATATCTTTTTCTGGTTCATGGTGCCTTTGATTGGTCTGGTCAGCATTGGCGCCTGTGCTGCCCTCAATTACAGTTTCCTGGCGTTGTCGCAGTTGCTATCGTTCCTCTTTGGCCTACTCAAGGTCCGATTTGCATGGCGAAACCGGCACGATGGGTACCGCAATGGGTCAGCATCTCCCTCGTCAACAAAGACGTCCTTCCGAGTGTGCTCACCCCGCAGGCGCGTGATCACAACATTAATACTGCtctttttcgttgcaacCTTTGTGCCATACCAGTTTGCATATGTCGTCTGCTGCGTCGTGCAGCTCACAACGACTGTGCGAGCGTTAAGAATCACTTCCGATGCACAGAGGCCTCCATCATCATCGAGCGCTACATCGTCAGAGAAATCCGCGACCAACAGCACAAATCTTCACAACCTGAATTTCTACAATTATGTTCACTCGATCCTGGTTCTCATGATATGGGTCATGCCAATAGACGTACCAGTTCTGCTCGTTTGGGTCCGCAATTTGGCGTTGAACTGGATGACACCCTTCTCATCCCATCATAATGTTCTTTCCATCATCCCCTTCATTGTCCTGGTGGAAACACATACAACCGGTAAGATGGTGCCGCGCGTGACTTCGCGTCCACTCCGCCACGTTTCAGGCATCATCCTCACTGGCACGGCGGTCTACGCGGCAATATATGGTGTTTCATACGCATACGTACTGCACCACCTCGTCAATATATTTGCGGCCTGGCTAGTCGCGGTTCACCTGACGACTGCGGCTGCTGCCGTTGCCGGGAGCAGCAACGGTGGGGGTTTTGCCTCTTTCTCATCTTCGTCTTACACAATTTCGTCGGTCTCGTCATTGTTTGAGAATGGACAAGTTATTGATCAGAAAGGGGGCAAGATTCCATAA